Part of the bacterium genome is shown below.
CCGGTTATCCCTATCCGCCCTCCGGCACGTACATTTCCGCACTGATTTTTCGGCACCCCGGCTGGGTGGTGGTGTCCATCGTCGGATTCGCTGCCGATGGTAGCGAGGTGTTGGACAATGAAATTCTGTTGATCAATACCGCGCCGGGCGGCAAAGTCTGTCGCGTCGCGCATCATCGCTCGCGCGGCCGGCTGGGTCCGATGGGCTATTGGGCTGAGCCGCATGCCGTGCCCAGTCCGAGCGGAACTCGCATTCTGTTTGGCAGCGACTGGGAAGGCGGGAGCTCGGTGGATACCTATGTCGTCGAGCTGCCGTCCTACCGGCCCGATTCCAGCGCGGTGCGTGCCGGCGTGACGACTCCCGCGGTCACCACGCCTGCGCTGCTCATGGCATTGTCGCAAAACTTTCCCAATCCCTTCAATCCCGCCACAACCATCGAGTATTCCCTGTCGCGACCGGCCAATGTTGCAATGACCATCATCGATCCGCTCGGCCGTGCGGTGCGCACTTTGGTAAAAGCGCGGCGGCCCGCCGGGCAGTTTCGCGAGGTCTGGGACGGTTGTGATGAACAGGGCCGGCCGGTTGCCAGTGGGGTCTATATTTGCCGGCTGCAGTGCGAACGTTCAATCAGGCAATGCAAGCTCATTCGCCTGCGCTAGCAGCCGGGAATCTGCACTGCGCAACCGCGGCATTGCCGTCAGGCTGCGCCGCAGACGGAGAACTGAAATAGCGTTTGCGCGCAACCGGCGGGTTGTGTATGTTGCGCGCGTTGCCCAATGATCGATTCACAATTCGCTGCACTCCGGTGCGCGCCTGGAGTCGCAGCCGCACCGCAACCGACGGAACTCGCAAGCGCGCGAGTTTTGCATTCTCATGAATCTGACCATCAATCCCGTCAGCGCCATTTGGGGCCGGCTGAGTGTTCCCGGCGACAAATCCATTTCGCATCGCGCATTGATGCTGGCTGCGGTGGCGGAGGGCGAAAGCCGCATTACCGGTCTCGCGGCCGGCGCAGATGTGCAAAGCACACGGCAATGCTTGCGGCAACTCGGCGTTGCAATTCAAGCTGAAGGCAACAACATTCTCGTTCATGGCAAGGGATTCTTGGGTTTGCGACCGGCGCCGCAAGCGCTCGACGCGGGAAACTCCGGCACCACGATGCGCTTGCTCAGCGGTATTGTGGCAGGATGTCCCTTCACCACCATGATGCACGGCGACGCCTCGCTCAACCGCCGGCCGATGCAGAGAATCATTGCGCCATTGCAGCGCATGGGCGCCCGCCTCGAATCCTTGCCGGAGGGCACCGCGCCGCTCACCATTCATGGCGGAAATCTGAAAGGCATTCGTTATGAAATGCCGATGGCCTCGGCACAGGTGAAGAGCTGCATTTTGTTCGCGGGTTTGCAGGCGGAAGGCGAGACCACAGTAATCGAACCGCTGCCGACGCGCGATCACAGCGAGCGCATGCTGGCCGCCATGGGCGCGGAGTTGCGCGTTACCGCCAATGCCGTGACGATCCGTCCCGGCCGTTTGCGGCCTGCCATGATCACGGTGCCCGGCGATTTTTCCTCGGCGGCGTTTTTGATCGCAGCAGCGGTGCTGCTGCCCGCCAGCGATTTGCTGCTGGCCAATGTCAACGTCAATCCGACGCGCATTGGTTTGCTGCATGTGCTGCAGGAGATGGGCGCGGCCCTCGACCTCGAAGAACTGCCCGGCAGCGGTGGCGAGCCGGTGGCGCATGTGCGCGCCCGCCACGGCACGCTGCAGGCGGCAAACGTGACGCCGCAGCAGATTCCGCAGTTGATCGATGAGATTCCGATTTTGGCCGTGCTGGCAACGCAGGCGGAAGGGCAAACGATCATCACCGGCGCGCAGGAATTGCGCGTGAAGGAGAGCGATCGCCTCGCGGCGCTGGCGGTCAACTTACGGGCGATGGGAGCAATGGTCGAGGAATTGCCGGATGGTTTGATCATCACCGGGCCGGTGCGGTTGCGCGGCGCGGTAATCGATTCTCATGGCGATCACCGCATTGCCATGGCCTTTGCGATTGCCGGATTGATCGCGGCTTCACCGGTCACCATTCGGCAAGCCGAGTGTGCGGATATTTCCTTCCCCGGCTTTTTTGATTTGCTGCGCCGGCATTGCCGGTGAACTGGTTCCGCAGTTCTGTTTGATTCACCCGGATCACCGGCATTCGCGCGC
Proteins encoded:
- the aroA gene encoding 3-phosphoshikimate 1-carboxyvinyltransferase; the encoded protein is MNLTINPVSAIWGRLSVPGDKSISHRALMLAAVAEGESRITGLAAGADVQSTRQCLRQLGVAIQAEGNNILVHGKGFLGLRPAPQALDAGNSGTTMRLLSGIVAGCPFTTMMHGDASLNRRPMQRIIAPLQRMGARLESLPEGTAPLTIHGGNLKGIRYEMPMASAQVKSCILFAGLQAEGETTVIEPLPTRDHSERMLAAMGAELRVTANAVTIRPGRLRPAMITVPGDFSSAAFLIAAAVLLPASDLLLANVNVNPTRIGLLHVLQEMGAALDLEELPGSGGEPVAHVRARHGTLQAANVTPQQIPQLIDEIPILAVLATQAEGQTIITGAQELRVKESDRLAALAVNLRAMGAMVEELPDGLIITGPVRLRGAVIDSHGDHRIAMAFAIAGLIAASPVTIRQAECADISFPGFFDLLRRHCR